From Paenibacillus graminis, a single genomic window includes:
- the rimI gene encoding ribosomal protein S18-alanine N-acetyltransferase, translated as MMESDPVRDQSTELVFRLMKLVDIPHILIIEREAFTMPWTEEAFRNELTHNHFAKYMVMELHGHIIGYAGMWAIVDEAHVTNIALLEAYRGRKWGERLLDELMKTAAFLGMKSITLEVRVSNEVAQNLYRKKGFRPAGTRKGYYSDNREDALIMWADLPEYGEQGMMEGSVDLK; from the coding sequence ATGATGGAATCGGACCCGGTAAGAGATCAGAGCACAGAGCTGGTCTTTCGCCTGATGAAGCTTGTAGATATTCCTCATATTCTGATTATTGAGCGGGAAGCTTTCACAATGCCTTGGACGGAGGAGGCCTTCCGCAACGAGCTGACCCATAATCATTTTGCCAAATATATGGTCATGGAGCTGCACGGGCACATTATTGGCTATGCGGGAATGTGGGCCATTGTGGACGAAGCGCATGTCACGAATATCGCGTTGCTTGAGGCGTACCGGGGACGCAAATGGGGCGAGAGACTGCTGGACGAGCTAATGAAGACGGCCGCCTTTTTGGGCATGAAGTCTATCACACTGGAGGTCCGGGTCTCGAACGAGGTCGCCCAGAATTTGTACCGCAAAAAAGGCTTCCGACCGGCAGGCACCCGCAAAGGCTATTATTCAGATAATCGCGAGGATGCGCTGATTATGTGGGCGGATCTGCCGGAATACGGGGAGCAAGGCATGATGGAAGGAAGCGTGGACCTGAAATGA
- a CDS encoding H-type small acid-soluble spore protein, with product MDVQRAKAIYASKDMISVHLDGEPVWIEHVDAENGMATVQVGSRPTNTHTVGVERLEEQES from the coding sequence ATGGACGTACAACGGGCAAAGGCGATTTATGCCTCTAAGGATATGATTTCTGTGCACCTGGACGGAGAGCCTGTCTGGATAGAACATGTGGATGCGGAAAACGGGATGGCCACGGTGCAGGTAGGGTCACGTCCGACGAATACACATACGGTAGGTGTGGAGCGTCTGGAAGAACAGGAGAGCTGA
- a CDS encoding Ku protein, giving the protein MHTVWKGAISFGLVHVPVKMFSATEDKDISLRYIHKECGSPLSYVRKCPVCDKEVAWEEIGKGYEYEKGKFVLFDKEELDQLTEESSKSITILDFVDLTEIDPIYFQKTYYLSPDQAGANAYRLLMEAMRQTGKIGIAKISIRSKSSLAAIRVLADCLAIETIYYPDEVRPVSQVPGLPEPGIVNDKELDMAKLLISQLSMPFEPGKYTDDYRQRMLDLITHKIAGEEFHIAPARQESNVIDLMAALQASIEAVQHIPADPGPSAASATTKPKAGAVSRKKTVAAKPDKTADGVPVVDEATGPIPVISPKPKRRTAKSKESGA; this is encoded by the coding sequence ATGCATACCGTTTGGAAAGGGGCCATCAGCTTCGGGCTTGTCCATGTTCCGGTCAAAATGTTCTCCGCTACCGAGGACAAAGACATCTCGCTGCGCTATATCCATAAGGAGTGCGGCAGCCCGCTGTCGTATGTGCGCAAATGTCCCGTCTGCGACAAGGAGGTGGCTTGGGAGGAAATCGGCAAGGGCTACGAATATGAAAAGGGAAAGTTTGTCCTTTTTGACAAAGAAGAGCTGGACCAGCTGACGGAGGAGAGCAGCAAGAGCATTACCATTTTGGATTTTGTGGACCTGACCGAGATCGACCCGATTTATTTCCAGAAAACCTATTACCTGTCCCCGGATCAGGCGGGAGCCAATGCGTATCGTCTGCTGATGGAGGCCATGCGCCAGACCGGAAAGATCGGAATTGCCAAAATTTCCATCCGCTCCAAAAGCAGCCTCGCCGCCATCCGCGTGCTGGCTGACTGCCTGGCAATTGAAACCATCTATTATCCCGATGAAGTTAGGCCTGTATCCCAGGTTCCAGGACTGCCGGAGCCCGGCATCGTAAACGACAAGGAGCTGGATATGGCCAAGCTGCTGATTTCACAGTTGTCGATGCCGTTTGAGCCGGGCAAATACACCGATGACTACCGCCAGCGCATGCTTGATCTGATTACTCACAAGATTGCCGGTGAAGAGTTCCATATTGCTCCCGCCCGCCAGGAGAGCAATGTAATTGACTTGATGGCTGCGCTTCAAGCCAGTATCGAAGCCGTGCAGCATATTCCTGCCGATCCCGGCCCATCTGCGGCTTCCGCCACAACCAAACCGAAAGCCGGAGCGGTGTCCAGGAAGAAAACAGTCGCGGCCAAACCCGATAAAACCGCTGACGGCGTTCCCGTCGTTGACGAGGCTACCGGACCGATTCCGGTCATTTCGCCCAAACCGAAACGGCGCACAGCCAAGAGTAAAGAATCGGGGGCTTAA
- the tsaE gene encoding tRNA (adenosine(37)-N6)-threonylcarbamoyltransferase complex ATPase subunit type 1 TsaE: MNNIAETVFIYRSYSLDDTEQLAAELAASAEPGMVIGLDGDLGAGKTAFSQSFARHLGVQGIVSSPTFTIIKEYEGRLPLYHMDVYRISVQEADELGLDEYFYGQGICLVEWSRIIADLMPPRHLHIAMETCGPEQRLITVTGSGEPYGEVCRALNQKWGNER, translated from the coding sequence TTGAACAACATCGCTGAAACGGTGTTTATTTACCGTTCATATAGCCTGGATGATACAGAGCAGCTAGCGGCTGAACTGGCCGCCTCTGCAGAACCGGGCATGGTTATCGGACTGGACGGAGATCTGGGCGCTGGGAAAACAGCGTTCTCACAGAGCTTCGCCCGTCATTTGGGTGTGCAAGGGATCGTTAGCAGCCCGACATTTACAATTATCAAGGAGTATGAAGGGCGTCTGCCGCTCTATCATATGGACGTATACCGTATCTCGGTCCAGGAAGCGGACGAGCTGGGGCTGGATGAATATTTCTATGGGCAGGGCATCTGCCTGGTGGAGTGGAGCCGTATTATTGCAGATTTGATGCCGCCGCGGCATCTCCATATTGCTATGGAAACATGCGGGCCGGAGCAACGGCTGATTACAGTGACCGGAAGCGGGGAGCCTTACGGCGAGGTGTGCCGGGCTCTGAACCAGAAGTGGGGTAATGAAAGATGA
- a CDS encoding DNA ligase, producing MKLQPVVPFEPVLASQLPEGDQWIAQIKWDGVRMLSYCDGNDAELINRRGNRRTLQYPEIADPRAYCRAGSVILDGEVIALSGGKPSFHEVMRRDSLKNAAAIKSVSPQVPVLYMIFDILYCNGTWLLDQPLSRRQQMLGEMLLPHPHVQNVPSYARPSELFTAAQSGGLEGIVCKDINGTYAPGGKDSRWQKRKIVFDVNAVAGGVTYRDGLVNALLFGLFDSKGQLHYIGHAGAGRMTAQDWRTITAQAQQLRTGDMPFTAVPQRSKGAVWIKPQLVFKLHYLEWNSSGTLRHPVIQAQLDHPPLSCRIEQKG from the coding sequence ATGAAGCTGCAGCCCGTTGTTCCCTTCGAGCCTGTGCTGGCATCACAGCTGCCGGAGGGCGATCAGTGGATTGCCCAGATTAAATGGGATGGCGTGCGCATGCTCTCGTACTGTGACGGGAATGACGCAGAACTGATTAACCGCCGCGGCAACCGGCGCACCCTGCAGTATCCCGAAATCGCCGACCCCAGAGCCTACTGCCGGGCCGGCTCGGTCATTTTGGACGGGGAAGTGATTGCACTCAGCGGCGGCAAACCCTCCTTCCATGAAGTGATGCGCCGGGACAGCCTGAAGAATGCCGCGGCGATCAAGTCCGTAAGTCCGCAGGTTCCTGTGCTGTATATGATATTTGACATCCTATACTGTAATGGCACATGGCTTCTGGACCAGCCGCTGTCCAGGCGCCAGCAAATGTTAGGCGAAATGCTGCTCCCTCATCCCCATGTTCAGAACGTGCCAAGCTACGCCCGTCCCTCCGAACTGTTCACCGCTGCGCAGAGCGGCGGGCTGGAAGGGATTGTGTGCAAGGATATCAACGGCACTTATGCACCGGGCGGCAAAGACAGCCGCTGGCAGAAGCGCAAGATCGTTTTTGATGTTAATGCTGTGGCCGGCGGTGTGACTTACCGCGATGGACTTGTAAATGCGCTGCTCTTCGGCCTCTTTGACAGCAAAGGCCAGCTGCATTATATCGGACATGCCGGAGCAGGGCGGATGACGGCACAGGATTGGCGGACTATAACAGCACAGGCGCAGCAGCTCAGAACCGGGGATATGCCTTTTACGGCAGTACCGCAGCGCAGCAAGGGGGCTGTCTGGATCAAACCCCAGCTCGTATTCAAGCTGCATTATCTGGAGTGGAACAGCTCTGGAACCCTGCGGCATCCGGTCATCCAGGCCCAATTGGATCATCCCCCTCTGTCGTGCCGGATAGAGCAGAAGGGCTGA
- the tsaB gene encoding tRNA (adenosine(37)-N6)-threonylcarbamoyltransferase complex dimerization subunit type 1 TsaB, with product MKKQNEEPRKRFLALDTSTAILGVAITENGRLLHETNASGERNHSVHLLPIIEQALQATGTTSAMIGGVAVGLGPGSYTGTRIAVTAAKTLAWAWKVPVAGISTLQALAWGGLAAALKQQEEAPSAGEPAVQEPAGTGPDWIIPLLDARRGQAYTALFASDGEHAPRRLEPDAIRLMADWVLLLADRLKQAEAEGRKPRAIWFVGETLLLGSGESTGLLREAGNVHAVPYELEGRWAGYLGEERLQAGSDDLHSLIPNYTQLSEAEANLRRSSEGSLNQ from the coding sequence ATGAAGAAGCAAAATGAGGAGCCGCGCAAGCGGTTTTTGGCGCTGGATACTTCCACAGCTATCCTTGGGGTAGCGATTACGGAGAATGGCAGGCTGCTGCATGAAACGAATGCCTCAGGGGAGCGGAACCATTCCGTGCACCTGCTGCCGATTATTGAGCAGGCGCTGCAGGCTACCGGCACAACCTCCGCCATGATCGGCGGAGTTGCTGTTGGGCTGGGACCGGGATCGTATACCGGAACGCGTATTGCTGTAACTGCTGCCAAGACACTGGCGTGGGCCTGGAAGGTGCCGGTAGCCGGCATCTCCACCCTGCAGGCGCTGGCCTGGGGCGGTTTGGCCGCTGCTCTGAAGCAGCAGGAGGAAGCACCAAGCGCGGGGGAACCGGCGGTACAAGAACCAGCCGGGACTGGCCCCGACTGGATTATTCCGCTGCTGGATGCGCGCCGGGGGCAGGCCTACACCGCACTGTTCGCTTCGGATGGGGAGCATGCGCCCCGGAGGCTGGAGCCGGATGCTATCCGGCTTATGGCCGACTGGGTACTGCTCCTGGCGGATAGACTGAAGCAGGCGGAGGCAGAAGGCAGGAAGCCGCGTGCCATCTGGTTCGTCGGCGAGACCCTGCTGCTTGGCAGCGGGGAATCAACCGGTCTGCTGCGGGAAGCGGGGAATGTACACGCTGTGCCCTATGAGCTGGAAGGCCGCTGGGCAGGGTATTTAGGGGAAGAGCGCCTGCAAGCGGGAAGCGATGATCTGCACAGTCTAATCCCGAATTATACTCAGCTTTCCGAAGCGGAAGCCAATCTGCGCCGGAGCAGTGAAGGGAGCCTGAATCAATAA
- the ligD gene encoding non-homologous end-joining DNA ligase: MPKTIRGSITVEGQEIAITNPEKLLWPEQGITKRIYLQKLAALSPYLLRYSRDRLLTVIRYPHGVPGMSFYQKNAPEPLPDYVRTATHDNITYIVLQGLPDLLWLGNMAALEFHPSLHYVGSSLPCEWMIDLDPSLEVEPRIMEAAAVVGEVLQSLGIASVPKTSGATGVQIIVPIRPGVTFDGLRRIGHFVGRYVTEKRPDLFTLERLKKNRGDNIYFDYLQHYGGKTLAAPYTPRARPLATVSTPLLWEEVQHNVSPADFHLLNIENRLSIMGDLIAKVPPQPVEALIPKLP, translated from the coding sequence ATGCCAAAAACCATCAGGGGCTCCATTACCGTCGAAGGACAGGAAATTGCCATAACGAACCCGGAGAAATTGCTGTGGCCGGAGCAAGGCATTACCAAACGGATTTATCTGCAAAAGCTGGCCGCCCTCTCCCCCTATCTGCTGCGTTATTCCCGTGACCGGCTGTTGACCGTGATCCGCTATCCGCACGGTGTTCCTGGCATGTCCTTTTACCAGAAAAATGCGCCGGAGCCTTTGCCGGATTATGTACGTACGGCAACTCACGACAACATTACTTATATCGTCCTGCAAGGGCTGCCCGACCTGCTCTGGCTGGGGAATATGGCCGCCCTGGAGTTTCATCCCTCACTGCATTATGTCGGCAGCAGTTTGCCCTGCGAATGGATGATTGACCTGGACCCGTCCCTCGAAGTCGAGCCGCGGATTATGGAAGCGGCTGCTGTTGTAGGCGAGGTACTGCAGTCGCTCGGGATTGCCTCAGTCCCCAAAACCTCAGGAGCAACCGGGGTGCAAATTATCGTTCCTATCCGGCCTGGAGTCACTTTCGATGGCCTGCGCCGGATTGGGCACTTTGTCGGCCGGTATGTCACTGAGAAACGCCCGGATCTGTTCACGCTGGAGCGGCTGAAGAAGAACCGGGGCGACAATATTTATTTTGATTACCTTCAGCACTATGGCGGCAAAACGCTCGCTGCTCCGTACACGCCCCGTGCCCGGCCGCTGGCCACGGTCTCCACTCCTCTTTTATGGGAAGAGGTCCAGCACAATGTTTCGCCTGCGGATTTCCATCTGCTCAACATTGAGAACCGTCTGAGCATCATGGGTGATCTGATTGCGAAGGTGCCGCCGCAGCCGGTGGAAGCTCTTATCCCCAAGCTTCCTTAA
- the tsaD gene encoding tRNA (adenosine(37)-N6)-threonylcarbamoyltransferase complex transferase subunit TsaD, whose product MKTETGEVQPVLILAIETSCDETSVAVVKDGCEVLSNMISSQIETHRAFGGVVPEVASRKHVEVITLVIEQALAAAGVQPEQLTAVAVTQGPGLVGALLVGVVAAKSLALAWGKPLIGTHHIAGHIYANRLVKELQYPNMTLVVSGGHTELVSMEREGRFRIIGRTRDDAVGEAYDKVARALGFPYPGGPHVDRLAREAEEAVPLPRVWLEPDSYDFSFSGLKSAVLNVVNQSRMKGLAPDVAGIARGFQESVVEVLVEKAVRAVKANQAKQLLLSGGVAANKGLRGALTARCKAEGIELIIPPPVFCTDNAAMIGAAAYVKWRHDGSTPLDMVADPGFSLENWSVEAY is encoded by the coding sequence ATGAAGACAGAAACGGGTGAAGTTCAGCCTGTACTTATATTGGCTATTGAAACCAGCTGCGATGAAACTTCTGTAGCGGTGGTCAAGGACGGCTGTGAGGTGCTTTCGAACATGATCTCCAGCCAGATCGAAACCCATCGCGCGTTCGGCGGTGTCGTGCCTGAGGTGGCATCCCGCAAGCATGTAGAGGTGATTACACTGGTGATAGAGCAAGCGCTGGCAGCGGCAGGCGTTCAGCCCGAACAGCTGACGGCAGTTGCGGTTACCCAGGGACCCGGACTTGTCGGAGCACTGCTGGTAGGTGTTGTAGCTGCCAAAAGCCTTGCGCTTGCCTGGGGCAAGCCCCTGATTGGCACACATCATATTGCCGGTCATATTTATGCCAACCGGCTGGTTAAGGAGCTGCAGTATCCCAACATGACGCTGGTGGTATCCGGCGGGCATACGGAACTGGTCAGCATGGAACGGGAGGGCAGGTTCCGGATTATCGGCCGGACCCGCGATGACGCTGTGGGCGAAGCCTATGACAAGGTAGCGCGGGCACTCGGGTTCCCTTATCCGGGCGGCCCCCATGTGGACCGGCTGGCCCGCGAAGCGGAGGAAGCGGTGCCGCTTCCCCGCGTCTGGCTGGAGCCGGATTCCTACGATTTCAGCTTCAGCGGCCTGAAGTCAGCCGTGCTGAATGTGGTCAACCAGAGCAGGATGAAAGGCCTTGCGCCGGATGTGGCCGGGATTGCCCGCGGCTTCCAGGAGTCGGTTGTCGAGGTGCTGGTGGAGAAGGCGGTTCGTGCTGTAAAAGCTAACCAAGCCAAGCAGCTTCTGCTCAGCGGAGGCGTAGCCGCCAACAAGGGCCTGCGCGGGGCGCTGACCGCCCGCTGCAAGGCGGAGGGGATTGAGCTGATTATCCCGCCTCCGGTATTCTGCACCGACAATGCGGCTATGATCGGTGCGGCCGCTTACGTGAAATGGCGCCATGACGGCAGCACACCGCTGGATATGGTCGCTGATCCGGGGTTCTCGCTGGAAAATTGGTCAGTGGAAGCCTATTGA